Proteins from a single region of Budorcas taxicolor isolate Tak-1 chromosome 11, Takin1.1, whole genome shotgun sequence:
- the LRRTM1 gene encoding leucine-rich repeat transmembrane neuronal protein 1 yields the protein MDFLLLGLCLHWLLRRPSGVVLCLLGACFQMLPAAPSGCPQLCRCEGRLLYCEALNLTEAPHNLSGLLGLSLRYNSLSELRAGQFTGLMQLTWLYLDHNHICSVQGDAFQKLRRVKELTLSSNQITQLANTTFRPMPNLRSVDLSYNKLQALAPDLFHGLRKLTTLHMRANAIQFVPVRIFQDCRSLKFLDIGYNQLKSLARNSFAGLFKLTELHLEHNDLVKVNFAHFPRLISLHSLCLRRNKVAIVVSSLDWVWNLEKMDLSGNEIEYMEPHVFETVPHLQSLQLDSNRLTYVEPRILNSWKSLTSITLAGNLWDCGRNVCALASWLSNFQGRYDGNLQCASPEYAQGEDVLDAVYAFHLCEEGAEPTSGHLLSAVTNRSDLGSPAGPATTLADDREGQPDSTPEPVTVALPGEHAENAVQIHKVVTGTMALIFSFLIVVLVLYVSWKCFPASLRQLRQCFVTQRRKQKQKQTMHQMAAMSAQEYYVDYKPNHIEGALVIINEYGSCTCHQQPARECEV from the coding sequence ATGGATTTCCTGCTGCTCGGTCTCTGTCTACACTGGCTGCTGAGGAGGCCCTCGGGGGTGGTCTTGTGTTTGCTGGGGGCCTGCTTTCAGATGCTGCCCGCCGCCCCCAGCGGGTGCCCGCAGCTGTGCCGGTGCGAGGGGCGGCTGCTGTACTGCGAGGCGCTCAACCTCACCGAGGCGCCCCACAACCTGTCCGGCCTGCTGGGCTTGTCCCTGCGCTACAACAGCCTCTCGGAGCTGCGCGCCGGCCAGTTCACGGGGTTAATGCAGCTCACGTGGCTCTATCTGGATCACAATCACATCTGCTCGGTGCAGGGGGACGCCTTTCAGAAACTGCGCCGAGTTAAGGAACTCACCCTGAGTTCCAACCAGATCACCCAGCTGGCCAACACCACCTTCCGGCCCATGCCCAACCTGCGCAGCGTGGACCTCTCGTACAACAAGCTGCAGGCGCTGGCGCCCGACCTCTTCCACGGGCTGCGGAAGCTCACCACGCTGCACATGCGGGCCAACGCCATCCAGTTCGTGCCCGTGCGCATCTTCCAGGACTGCCGCAGCCTCAAGTTTCTCGACATCGGATACAATCAGCTCAAGAGTCTGGCGCGCAACTCTTTCGCCGGCTTGTTCAAGCTCACCGAGCTGCACCTGGAGCACAACGATTTGGTCAAGGTGAATTTCGCCCACTTCCCGCGCCTCATCTCCCTGCACTCTCTCTGCCTGAGGAGGAACAAGGTGGCCATTGTGGTCAGCTCTCTGGACTGGGTGTGGAACCTGGAGAAAATGGACCTGTCGGGCAACGAGATCGAGTACATGGAGCCCCACGTGTTCGAGACCGTGCCGCACCTCCAGTCCCTGCAGCTGGACTCCAACCGCCTCACCTACGTCGAGCCCCGGATCCTCAACTCCTGGAAGTCACTGACTAGCATCACCCTGGCCGGGAACCTCTGGGACTGTGGGCGCAACGTGTGCGCCCTGGCCTCCTGGCTCAGCAACTTCCAGGGGCGCTACGATGGCAACTTGCAGTGCGCCAGCCCCGAGTACGCGCAGGGCGAGGACGTCCTGGACGCCGTGTACGCGTTCCACCTGTGCGAGGAGGGAGCTGAGCCCACCAGCGGCCACCTGCTCTCGGCCGTCACCAACCGCAGCGACCTGGGGTCCCCCGCCGGCCCGGCCACCACACTCGCTGACGACAGGGAGGGGCAGCCCGACAGCACGCCCGAGCCTGTCACCGTGGCTCTCCCCGGCGAACACGCCGAGAATGCCGTGCAGATCCACAAGGTGGTCACCGGCACCATGGCCCTCATTTTCTCCTTCCTTATTGTGGTCTTGGTGCTTTATGTCTCCTGGAAGTGTTTCCCAGCCAGCCTCAGGCAGCTCAGACAGTGCTTTGTCACGCAGCGCAGGAagcaaaagcagaaacagaccATGCATCAGATGGCTGCCATGTCTGCCCAGGAATACTACGTTGATTACAAACCGAACCACATTGAGGGAGCCCTGGTCATCATCAACGAGTATGGCTCGTGTACCTGCCACCAGCAGCCCGCGAGAGAATGCGAGGTGTGA